From Scylla paramamosain isolate STU-SP2022 unplaced genomic scaffold, ASM3559412v1 Contig1, whole genome shotgun sequence, a single genomic window includes:
- the LOC135095702 gene encoding thymidine kinase, cytosolic-like has product MFSGKTTELMRRLRRYQLAKHRCLVVKYANDLRYDNTSLATHDKQVLPAMSATRLQELKETAASYSIIGIDEGQFFPDTVQFAEGMANEGKTVIVAALDATFQRQGFGNILQLVPLAESVVKLSAVCMVCFQEGHYTKRTTTETALEVIGGSDKYISTCRFCYFNTSPQPSPAKRASVSPHQLVPLKAVQSS; this is encoded by the exons ATGTTCTCCGGCAAGACGACGGAGCTGATGCGGCGGCTGCGGCGCTACCAGCTGGCCAAGCACCGCTGTCTGGTGGTGAAGTATGCAAATGACCTCAG gtacGACAACACCTCCCTGGCCACACACGACAAACAGGTGTTGCCAGCCATGTCCGCCACTCGTCTGCAGGAGCTGAAGGAGACTGCAGCAAGCTATTCCATCATTGGCATTGACGAGGGGCAGTTT TTCCCAGACACAGTGCAATTCGCTGAGGGGATGGCCAACGAAGGAAAGACAGTCATAGTGGCAGCTCTGGATGCAACCTTTCAGCGGCAGGGGTTCGGCAACATTCTACAGTTGGTACCCCTGGCCGAGAGCGTGGTGAAGCTCAGTGCGGTGTGCATGGTGTGTTTCCAGGAGGGCCACTACACCAAGAGAACCACCACAGAGACTGCG CTGGAGGTGATAGGAGGCAGCGACAAGTATATATCAACCTGCCGTTTTTGCTACTTCAACACCTCACCACAGCCCTCACCTGCCAAGAGAGCATCTGTGTCACCTCATCAGCTTGTGCCTCTCAAAGCtgtacag TCATCCTAG
- the LOC135095677 gene encoding ankyrin repeat domain-containing protein 27-like — MEDYDEDLSENSFFAALTRDHRALLEQAAADGWLLCVPRAQAAPAPPLEDAVVQAHVLVPCEDDPDTRFRTLGGRGASLEGSVLVVEGQQGAPRPVRVLFDETFYEEELGRYKVVCVEEALHEAGRGTGPAPLAFLTSLRDCVELLWAEAGGSRGLARLDALLAGFQATHPLLEGEEVTAVREAVGELYCEALQVAVEEGQGRGGAGLGMLGLAVESYLLHSLHARLVRCLATHRAPDDARFNHALKALCDLQPGDLGLPPVLAGSLTRATLELSGLADHTTPLGKIGCLKRAVAQLGREAGPLTSDQLLPALVVVVVRTGLPSWPAQLAFLRLFRFSAAPVGGGEHDFYLSSLEAALQHVASGALLGPACPEADSVLRCASTTEAAMACSPSVEQDPCMRYFECVRQGLVEEVQALLDGHGHPHKGGEGVAVEEGDAELCHPLCRCERCEGMLHQPQEHSWPCLALEDSLGRTALHLACMFGRPAVVDLLVGRGAALGARDQRGASPLHYAAQRGHQNALLLLLHAGADINATDGEQNTALHLAALHGHLACVKALLFYAESVGHHVEINGQNTALDTPLHLAARWGHLAIVELLLDRLVALGLPLALTNRRRLTAIECAHNQLIVRAILDARSRAPTPDAPGRARSRLAAVAVPHSPTTHLDGPGSPQGRGRLEASRANADKMLKAVRVGDERLACFYLGIDYDTVAPQTAPSSQAAPTLCHPLCQCAQCVAKAPPSLGTQGAAYTAPINACDRQGRTALHEAVAGGHPRLARLLLQHGADPNVQTLDQGLTPLHLAVRSGHTELLADLARHGAALDLADTLGNTALHMCCASGQGEAAGQLLRLGASQGLSNLASRSPIQEAEEYGHWRVVEVLLGRPTPQ, encoded by the coding sequence ATGGAGGACTACGACGAGGACCTCAGTGAGAACAGCTTCTTCGCGGCACTCACCCGCGACCACCGGGCGCTGCTGGAGCAGGCCGCGGCGGACGGCTGGCTGCTGTGCGTGCCCCGGGCCCAGGCAGCGCCCGCGCCCCCCCTGGAGGACGCCGTAGTGCAAGCCCACGTCCTGGTGCCCTGCGAGGACGACCCGGACACCAGGTTCAGGACGTTGGGCGGTAGGGGAGCCTCCCTGGAGGGCAGCGTGCTGGTAGTGGAGGGGCAGCAGGGCGCGCCCCGTCCCGTCAGGGTACTGTTTGACGAGACCTTCTACGAGGAGGAGCTGGGACGCTacaaggtggtgtgtgtggaggaggcgCTGCACGAGGCCGGGCGCGGGACGGGGCCGGCGCCCCTCGCCTTCCTCACTTCGCTGCGGGACTGTGTGGAGCTGCTGTGGGCCGAGGCGGGAGGCTCCCGGGGCCTGGCCAGGCTGGACGCCCTCCTCGCAGGTTTCCAGGCCACCCACCCACTgctggagggtgaggaggtgacGGCGGTGCGGGAGGCGGTGGGGGAGCTGTACTGTGAAGCCCTgcaggtggcggtggaggagggtcaggggagagggggggcggGACTGGGGATGCTGGGGTTGGCGGTGGAGAGTTACCTGCTGCACAGCCTGCACGCCAGGCTGGTGCGCTGCCTTGCCACACACCGTGCACCAGACGACGCCCGCTTCAACCACGCCCTCAAGGCCCTGTGTGACCTGCAGCCTGGCGACCTGGGCCTGCCCCCCGTGCTGGCCGGCAGCCTCACCCGGGCCACGCTGGAGCTGTCTGGTCTGGCAGACCACACCACTCCCCTGGGCAAAATTGGCTGCCTCAAGAGGGCCGTGGCCCAGCTTGGCCGGGAGGCTGGACCCCTGACCTCAGACCAGCTGCTGccggcactggtggtggtggtggtgcggacCGGCCTGCCCTCCTGGCCCGCCCAGCTGGCCTTCCTGCGGCTGTTCCGCTTCTCTGCTGCGCCGGTGGGCGGCGGCGAGCACGACTTCTACCTGTCTTCCCTGGAGGCAGCCCTGCAGCACGTTGCATCGGGGGCCCTGTTGGGGCCGGCCTGCCCCGAAGCAGACAGTGTGCTGCGCTGTGCCTCCACCACCGAGGCAGCCATGGCCTGCAGCCCCAGCGTGGAGCAGGACCCCTGCATGCGCTACTTTGAGTGTGTGCGGCAGGGCCtggtggaggaggtgcaggCCTTGCTGGACGGCCACGGTCACCCACacaagggtggggagggagttGCCGTGGAGGAGGGCGACGCCGAGCTGTGTCACCCACTGTGCCGCTGTGAGCGCTGCGAGGGCATGCTGCACCAGCCCCAGGAACACTCCTGGCCCTGCCTGGCGCTGGAGGACTCCCTGGGCCGCACTGCCCTGCACCTGGCTTGCATGTTTGGCCGGCCAGCCGTGGTGGACCTGCTGGTGGGCCGTGGGGCAGCCCTGGGTGCCAGGGACCAGCGTGGGGCGTCACCCTTGCACTACGCCGCCCAGCGGGGCCACCAGAatgccctgctgctgctgttgcacgCTGGGGCGGACATCAACGCCACAGATGGGGAACAGAACACAGCCCTGCACCTGGCAGCCCTTCACGGCCACTTGGCCTGCGTCAAGGCGCTGCTCTTCTACGCTGAGTCAGTGGGACACCACGTGGAGATCAACGGCCAGAACACAGCCCTTGACACCCCGCTGCACCTGGCTGCCCGCTGGGGCCACCTGGCCATTGTGGAGCTGCTGCTGGACCGCCTGGTGGCCTTGGGCCTGCCTCTGGCCCTGACCAACCGTCGCCGCCTCACAGCCATCGAGTGCGCCCACAACCAGCTCATCGTGCGGGCCATCCTGGATGCCCGCAGCAGGGCCCCAACCCCGGATGCCCCAGGCCGTGCCAGGTCCAGGCTGGCGGCCGTCGCAGTGCCCCACAGCCCGACCACACACTTGGATGGGCCTGGCAGCCCCCAGGGGAGGGGTCGCCTAGAGGCCAGCCGGGCAAATGCTGACAAGATGCTGAAGGCGGTGCGTGTGGGGGACGAGAGGCTGGCCTGCTTCTACTTGGGCATTGACTACGACACTGTGGCCCCCCAGACTGCCCCTTCCTCCCAGGCAGCCCCCACCCTCTGCCACCCCCTGTGCCAGTGTGCCCAGTGTGTGGCCAAGGCGCCCCCCAGCCTGGGCACGCAGGGGGCGGCCTACACGGCCCCCATCAACGCCTGCGACAGGCAGGGCCGCACTGCGCTGCACGAGGCCGTGGCGGGTGGCCACCCCAGGCTGGCCAGGCTGCTGCTGCAGCATGGCGCGGACCCCAACGTGCAGACCCTGGACCAAGGCCTCACCCCACTGCACCTGGCCGTGCGCAGCGGCCACACAGAACTGCTGGCAGACCTGGCCCGGCACGGCGCGGCGCTGGACCTGGCCGACACCCTGGGCAACACTGCCCTTCACATGTGCTGTGCCAGCGGCCAGGGCGAGGCGGCTGGCCAGCTGCTGCGCCTGGGAGCCTCGCAGGGCCTGTCCAACCTGGCCAGCCGCTCCCCCATCCAGGAGGCGGAGGAGTATGGACACTGGCGCGTGGTGGAGGTGCTGCTGGGCCGGCCCACACCCCAGTAG